The following is a genomic window from Actinomadura sp. WMMB 499.
GAGGTCGAGCTTCTCCGCCTCCTCCGGCGTCGGCGCGGTCCCGCCGAGGTGGGCGGGCTGCCACCAGCGCTCGCCGGCCTGCGGGACGTCGGGGTACTCGCGCTGCGCCTTCTCGAGCAGTTCCGACATCCGGGCGTGCAGCTCGGCGGTCACCGCCTCGTAGTCGTCGCCGCGCTTGGGGTGCATCGGCTCGCCGATCAGGATCGTGACCGGCACGTTGCGCTGGAAGAGGCGGCGCTTGTGGCCCTTCGTCCAGAGCCGCTGCGGGCCCCAGATCGCGATCGGGATCAGCGGCGTCTTGGACGCCACCGCCATCCGCACCGCGCCGGACTTGATCTCCTTGACGGTGAACGACCGGCTGATCGTCGCCTCCGCGAACACCCCGACGATCTCACCGCCCTTCAGCGCCTTCAGTGCGGCCGCGTAGGACGAGGCGCCCGCCTCGCGGTCCACGGGGATGTGATGCATGCCGCGCATCAGTGGCCCGGCGATCCGGTTGTCGAAGATCTCCTTCTTCGCCATGAAGCGCGCGAGCCGCCCGGCGGGGTGCACGGCGAGCCCGGCGAAGATGAAGTCCAGGTAGCTGATGTGGTTGCTGACCAGCACCGCGCCCCCGGTCGAGGGAATCTGCTCGGTCCCCTCCAGACGGAACTTGATGTTCAGCGCCTTGAAGACACCCTTAGCCGTCTTGATCACCGGCGGGTACACGTGTTCGGCCATGTCAGCACCGTACTTGAGGTGTTCATGATCGGCGACCGGGAGTGAGGAACCGCGATGCATCGCACAACCGGGGTCGTCTCTGAGAAGGTTGTGGTGTGACGTGATCCCGTGAACCGTGGAGGGGGATG
Proteins encoded in this region:
- a CDS encoding 1-acyl-sn-glycerol-3-phosphate acyltransferase — protein: MAEHVYPPVIKTAKGVFKALNIKFRLEGTEQIPSTGGAVLVSNHISYLDFIFAGLAVHPAGRLARFMAKKEIFDNRIAGPLMRGMHHIPVDREAGASSYAAALKALKGGEIVGVFAEATISRSFTVKEIKSGAVRMAVASKTPLIPIAIWGPQRLWTKGHKRRLFQRNVPVTILIGEPMHPKRGDDYEAVTAELHARMSELLEKAQREYPDVPQAGERWWQPAHLGGTAPTPEEAEKLDLKEAEDRRAARELRDGA